In the genome of Aulosira sp. FACHB-615, one region contains:
- the folD gene encoding bifunctional methylenetetrahydrofolate dehydrogenase/methenyltetrahydrofolate cyclohydrolase FolD translates to METTTAKLLDGKALAAKIHQQLKTQIHQLQAKVGRPPGLAVLMVGDNPASAAYVRNKEKACAKVGIASFGKHFPQETSQKELEAVIAELNEDNRVDGILVQLPLPDHLDAVSLLHQIHPDKDADGLHPVNLGRLVRGESGLRSCTPAGVMHLLAEYNIPLRGKNAVVIGRSILVGKPMALMLLEADATVTIAHSRSQNLASITKNADIIIAAVGRPGLITADMVKQGAIVVDVGMNRVTDANGNSRLVGDVDLESIAGVAEYFTPVPGGVGPMTVAILLQNTFTSYLRTTS, encoded by the coding sequence ATGGAAACAACAACTGCCAAACTTCTTGATGGTAAAGCCTTAGCAGCAAAAATTCACCAGCAACTTAAAACCCAAATTCACCAATTACAAGCCAAAGTAGGCCGTCCTCCTGGTTTAGCCGTGTTGATGGTTGGTGATAACCCCGCATCAGCAGCTTATGTCCGCAATAAAGAAAAAGCCTGCGCTAAGGTGGGTATTGCTTCTTTTGGTAAGCATTTTCCTCAAGAAACTAGCCAAAAAGAATTAGAGGCGGTTATTGCCGAACTCAATGAAGATAATCGAGTTGATGGAATTTTGGTGCAACTCCCCTTACCTGACCATTTGGATGCAGTCTCTTTGTTACATCAAATACATCCCGATAAAGATGCGGATGGACTGCACCCAGTCAATTTAGGGCGACTAGTACGCGGTGAAAGTGGTTTACGTAGTTGCACTCCTGCGGGAGTCATGCACTTGCTGGCAGAATATAATATTCCTTTGCGGGGAAAAAATGCAGTGGTGATAGGGCGCAGTATTTTAGTAGGAAAGCCAATGGCTTTGATGCTACTAGAAGCAGATGCTACTGTTACCATTGCCCACTCGCGATCGCAAAATCTTGCCAGCATCACCAAGAATGCCGATATTATCATCGCCGCCGTTGGTCGTCCAGGACTCATTACCGCCGACATGGTAAAACAGGGTGCGATCGTGGTAGATGTGGGGATGAACCGCGTCACTGATGCCAATGGCAATAGTCGCTTAGTCGGCGATGTCGATTTGGAATCAATTGCAGGTGTGGCAGAATATTTCACCCCAGTTCCTGGCGGTGTCGGCCCTATGACCGTTGCCATATTATTGCAAAATACATTTACCAGCTATTTGCGGACTACAAGCTAG
- a CDS encoding pyridoxine 5'-phosphate synthase: protein MPTLGVNIDHIATIRQARRTVEPDPVAAAVLAELGGADGITVHLREDRRHIQDRDVRLLRQTVRTHLNLEMAATEEMLAIALDIKPDYVTLVPEKREEVTTEGGLDIVGQIARIGEIVDKLQSAGIPVSLFIDAEPAQIEASVKVQAKFIELHTGQYAEAHDETSRQKELAILATGCEQAIKAGLRVNAGHGLTYWNVHPVAALPGMEELNIGHTIISRAALVGIERAVREMKQAIQGNQ, encoded by the coding sequence TTGCCTACACTTGGAGTTAACATTGACCATATCGCTACCATCCGACAAGCGCGGCGGACGGTGGAACCAGACCCTGTGGCGGCGGCTGTGCTGGCAGAGTTAGGGGGTGCAGATGGAATTACAGTACATTTGCGGGAAGACAGGCGGCATATTCAAGACCGAGATGTGCGGTTACTACGGCAAACAGTGAGAACACATCTTAATTTGGAGATGGCTGCTACTGAAGAAATGCTGGCGATCGCGCTTGACATTAAACCAGATTATGTCACTCTAGTTCCAGAAAAGCGCGAAGAAGTCACCACCGAAGGCGGACTCGATATTGTTGGGCAAATTGCTAGAATAGGAGAGATTGTCGATAAATTGCAGAGTGCTGGCATTCCTGTCAGTTTGTTTATCGACGCTGAACCTGCACAAATTGAAGCATCTGTCAAGGTGCAGGCAAAATTTATTGAACTGCACACTGGCCAGTATGCTGAAGCCCATGATGAAACCAGCCGACAAAAGGAACTAGCAATTTTGGCTACAGGGTGTGAACAAGCAATTAAAGCCGGACTGCGGGTCAATGCTGGTCATGGACTCACGTACTGGAACGTTCATCCAGTCGCCGCCCTACCCGGAATGGAAGAACTCAACATCGGTCATACTATCATCAGTCGGGCAGCCCTAGTCGGGATAGAAAGAGCAGTCCGGGAGATGAAACAAGCCATACAAGGAAATCAGTGA
- a CDS encoding MgPME-cyclase complex family protein, with product MQTYYYVLASQRFLVQEEPLEEVLKERTRHYHENEKQIDFWLVQQPAFLEAPEMAAVKAQCPKPAAAIISTNPQFITWLKLRLEYVITGDFNAPSVTIPDPLASLASVS from the coding sequence ATGCAAACATATTATTACGTTTTAGCCAGCCAACGCTTTCTAGTCCAAGAAGAACCTTTAGAAGAAGTGCTGAAAGAACGCACCCGCCATTATCACGAAAATGAAAAGCAAATTGATTTTTGGTTAGTACAGCAACCAGCCTTTTTAGAAGCGCCAGAAATGGCAGCAGTTAAAGCACAGTGTCCTAAACCCGCAGCTGCGATTATTTCGACAAATCCCCAGTTTATCACCTGGCTGAAACTGCGCTTGGAGTATGTAATTACTGGTGATTTTAATGCACCATCTGTAACAATTCCCGATCCTTTGGCTTCTCTTGCGAGTGTTTCTTAA
- a CDS encoding ester cyclase: MTSTQSQDLPLWVQDRDKVIAASTDAEWRYQTPPDYSRSKENLAKESVCNHVEGSLEAIVQNLVRTFEMEVSFKSNPQQWLSVVSDKFRVSTNGGPEYTAAELGNQGTYNLFMADSEHYKASEESFESSAKIFHTTFPQGFPWEVLEVYSGPPNVAFKWRHWGHFRGEYKGYAPTGETVEIVGTSIARVTDDLKIISVEHYFDNTLFLEKLTAGGKQTNSETKGSRCPFSSWFQRFRKS, translated from the coding sequence ATGACCTCAACACAATCTCAAGACTTACCGCTTTGGGTACAGGATAGGGATAAAGTTATCGCCGCCAGCACTGATGCAGAGTGGCGTTATCAAACACCTCCTGATTATTCTCGTTCAAAAGAAAATCTTGCCAAAGAAAGTGTATGTAATCATGTTGAAGGATCGTTAGAGGCGATCGTGCAGAACTTGGTAAGAACCTTCGAGATGGAGGTATCATTCAAATCTAACCCGCAGCAGTGGTTATCGGTTGTGAGTGACAAGTTTCGCGTTAGTACCAATGGCGGCCCTGAATATACCGCCGCAGAATTAGGCAACCAAGGTACTTACAATTTATTCATGGCTGATTCTGAACATTACAAAGCTTCCGAAGAAAGCTTTGAATCATCAGCTAAAATCTTCCACACAACATTTCCCCAAGGTTTCCCTTGGGAAGTGCTGGAAGTGTACTCAGGGCCACCAAATGTAGCATTCAAGTGGCGACACTGGGGACATTTTAGAGGCGAATACAAAGGTTATGCGCCCACTGGAGAGACAGTTGAAATTGTCGGGACGAGTATAGCTCGTGTCACCGATGATTTAAAAATTATTTCCGTAGAACACTATTTTGACAACACCCTGTTTTTAGAAAAACTGACAGCTGGTGGTAAACAAACAAATAGTGAAACTAAAGGAAGTCGTTGTCCCTTCAGTTCTTGGTTCCAAAGATTTCGGAAGAGTTAG
- the coaE gene encoding dephospho-CoA kinase (Dephospho-CoA kinase (CoaE) performs the final step in coenzyme A biosynthesis.) gives MTKRIIALTGGIATGKSTVANYLASAYNLPIFDADIYARDAVSIGSPILKAIAQRYGEQILLPDGNLNRQKLGEIIFQNQQERQWIEDLIHPYVANCFLQAIATSTAETLVFVIPLLFEAKMTYLVTEIWVVSCSETQQLQRLIQRNHLHPEQAQARIQSQLPLAEKISRADVVLNNSSTPESLLNQVDVAFQKNTNLS, from the coding sequence ATGACCAAACGCATCATCGCTTTAACTGGAGGAATTGCTACAGGTAAAAGCACTGTTGCTAATTATTTAGCCAGTGCTTACAACTTGCCGATTTTTGATGCTGATATTTATGCTAGGGATGCAGTCTCTATTGGTTCACCTATTTTAAAGGCGATCGCACAACGTTACGGTGAACAAATCTTACTTCCTGATGGTAATCTCAACCGTCAAAAATTAGGCGAAATTATTTTTCAAAATCAACAAGAACGCCAATGGATAGAAGATTTGATTCACCCTTATGTGGCTAACTGTTTTCTGCAAGCAATTGCAACATCTACCGCCGAAACTTTGGTGTTTGTTATTCCACTGCTGTTTGAAGCAAAAATGACATATTTGGTTACAGAAATTTGGGTGGTCAGTTGTTCAGAAACACAACAGTTGCAAAGATTAATTCAGCGCAATCATCTTCATCCAGAACAAGCACAAGCAAGAATTCAAAGCCAACTACCTTTAGCCGAAAAAATATCCCGTGCAGATGTTGTTTTAAATAATTCTTCTACCCCAGAATCATTGCTGAATCAGGTGGATGTGGCTTTCCAAAAAAATACAAATTTATCATAA
- the crtE gene encoding geranylgeranyl diphosphate synthase CrtE, whose product MVAADNLQKMPETATFNLVAYLKERQKLCDTALDKSMPVIYPETIYESMRYSLLAGGKRVRPILCLATCEMMGGTIEMAMPTACAVEMIHTMSLIHDDLPAMDNDDYRRGMLTNHKVYGEDIAILAGDGLLAFAFELVATKTPENVPRDKVLQVIARLGRALGAAGLVGGQVVDLESEGKSDISLETLNFIHNHKTAALLEACVVCGGILAGAAADDIQRLTRYSQNIGLAFQIIDDILDVTATQEQLGKTAGKDLVAKKVTYPSLWGIEESRAKAQQLIESACAELEPYGSLAQPLKAIAHFIVNRNN is encoded by the coding sequence ATGGTAGCAGCTGATAACCTTCAGAAGATGCCAGAAACAGCAACCTTTAACCTTGTCGCCTATCTCAAAGAGCGCCAAAAGCTTTGTGATACTGCTCTGGATAAATCAATGCCCGTCATATATCCAGAAACAATTTATGAATCAATGCGCTACTCTCTCCTAGCTGGAGGTAAGCGGGTACGTCCCATTCTCTGTCTTGCTACCTGTGAAATGATGGGCGGTACTATCGAAATGGCTATGCCTACAGCTTGTGCCGTCGAAATGATTCACACAATGTCATTAATTCACGATGACCTGCCAGCAATGGACAATGATGATTATCGTCGTGGAATGTTGACCAATCACAAAGTCTATGGCGAAGATATTGCAATTTTGGCAGGCGATGGCTTACTCGCCTTTGCTTTTGAACTAGTTGCCACTAAAACACCAGAGAATGTTCCTAGAGATAAAGTTTTGCAGGTAATTGCTCGCTTAGGCAGAGCCTTGGGCGCAGCAGGCTTAGTGGGTGGGCAAGTGGTAGATTTGGAATCAGAAGGTAAATCTGATATTTCCCTCGAAACCCTCAACTTTATTCACAACCATAAAACTGCGGCCCTTTTGGAAGCTTGCGTTGTTTGTGGTGGTATCTTAGCTGGAGCCGCCGCAGACGACATACAAAGATTAACTCGCTACTCACAAAACATCGGTCTAGCATTCCAAATTATTGATGATATTTTGGATGTCACAGCCACTCAAGAACAATTGGGCAAAACGGCGGGTAAAGACCTCGTAGCCAAGAAAGTTACCTATCCTAGCCTGTGGGGAATTGAGGAATCACGCGCTAAAGCTCAACAGCTAATTGAGTCAGCTTGTGCAGAATTAGAACCTTATGGTAGTCTGGCACAACCACTCAAAGCCATAGCCCACTTTATTGTGAATCGCAATAACTAG
- the cynS gene encoding cyanase → MSIPPLTQKLLAAKKLKGLTFTDLEQVLGRDEVWIAALFYRQATASLEEAQKLADVLGLDSEDIAELISYPTKGLGPVVPTDPLIYRFYEIMQVYGFPIKEVIQEKFGDGIMSAIDFTLDIEKVEDPKGDRVKVTMNGKFLPYKKW, encoded by the coding sequence ATGTCCATTCCCCCATTAACTCAAAAGCTGCTGGCTGCTAAAAAACTCAAAGGATTAACCTTTACAGATTTAGAACAAGTTTTAGGACGTGATGAAGTCTGGATTGCGGCGTTGTTTTATCGTCAAGCAACAGCTTCTCTAGAAGAAGCACAAAAACTAGCTGATGTGTTAGGGCTTGATTCTGAAGATATTGCGGAACTAATTAGCTATCCCACCAAAGGTTTAGGCCCTGTTGTCCCAACCGATCCCTTAATTTATCGGTTCTATGAAATTATGCAAGTTTATGGTTTCCCAATCAAAGAAGTTATTCAAGAAAAATTCGGTGATGGGATTATGAGTGCAATTGATTTTACCTTAGACATCGAAAAAGTCGAAGACCCCAAAGGCGATCGCGTGAAAGTCACCATGAATGGTAAATTCTTACCTTACAAGAAGTGGTGA
- a CDS encoding divergent PAP2 family protein: MQDIADILNNRVLLVALVACFIAQALKLVIDVVKNQKLNVRVLVTTGGMPSAHSALVTALAAGIGQTVGWSSPEFALATVFAIIVMYDAAGVRQAAGKQARILNQMIAELFDEKHEFSQDRLKELLGHTPVQVIAGSALGVTIYWLARTAY, encoded by the coding sequence ATGCAGGACATAGCCGATATATTAAACAACCGGGTGCTGCTGGTAGCCCTGGTAGCCTGTTTCATTGCTCAAGCTTTGAAACTGGTTATCGATGTCGTCAAAAATCAAAAACTGAATGTCCGTGTTTTAGTCACGACTGGCGGTATGCCTAGCGCCCATTCAGCTTTAGTAACAGCCTTAGCCGCAGGTATTGGACAAACTGTCGGTTGGTCATCCCCGGAGTTTGCCTTAGCTACCGTGTTTGCCATCATCGTGATGTACGATGCGGCTGGAGTCCGCCAAGCTGCGGGTAAACAAGCACGAATACTCAATCAAATGATTGCGGAATTATTTGATGAAAAGCACGAGTTTAGCCAAGACCGACTCAAAGAGTTACTGGGACACACACCAGTACAAGTCATCGCTGGTTCAGCTTTGGGAGTCACAATTTACTGGTTAGCCAGGACGGCTTATTAG